TTTTATTAAAACCTTCTAATTGAAAGTTTGGTGCCATATCTCCAACCTCAGGAGCAAAATCAAAAGAGAAGGCTGAATTACAATTAAATAAGAGAATAAATGGAATTAATATACTTACAACTAAATTTCTCATCAAATTTAGAATTTTTTTAAATCAACTCCATTTGACTTAGCAAATTTATCTAAACCTACTTTTTGTATAGACTTTAGAGCTTTGGTACTTATTTTTATATTTACCCATTTTTTGCCCTCTTCCCACCATAGTCTCCTTTTTTGGAGATTAACTTGCTGTAATTTTTTTGTACGAATATGTGAGTGACTCACTGCCATCCCGTTATTAGCTTTTGCACCAGTAAGTTCGCAAACTCTTGACATATTTATTGAGTTATATCTTTTAAAATCTTAACACATGACTCAATTTGCTGAATTAAGTAATTCTGAAATTAATTCGGCATTATTTTTTTGTAAATTAATTATCTGCTCTTGATCTAATCCACCAACGGAAAGCTTAGCCATATCATAAACATGATTAACAATTTTAGATGCTAATGGATTTTCAATAGGATCTTTTTTATCAATAATTATTTTGTTGCCTTTAATTGTATTAAGACCAACAATAAGTGGATGTTCTTTGTTAATTAAGAGCACATGATATTCAGGTAAGCCAGGCATCTTTTGTTCCATGTAAGCTCCCATATCATTAATTCTTCTCATTTGTTCTGGGAGCAAGATCATCGCTGGTGGAGCATCTTTACTTGAAAGTGACTGCACTTTAACTGTTACTTTCTCATTGTTAAGGGCCTTAACTACCGTATCTTTAAGATTATCTGCATTTGATTTTCCATCTTTATCTACAATTTCTTTAGATTCTTTATCTTCTAGTTCATTTATTTCTGAATCAACTCTTTGGAATTGATAATCTTCATTTTTACTTTCCAACCATGGAAGAAATTGTGCGTCAATTAAGGGATCTGATTTAATAACTTCTTTATTATCAGATAAACAGATATTTAGTGCACTAGACTGTGCAATCAAATCTGAACAGTAAATTATTTTTTTAGAATCAGTTAATTTATTTCGATCTTTGTAATTTGCGAGAGTTGTGAAATATTTATCATTTGACTTGATGAGGGATTTATTTTCAATATCTTTAGTTACGTCTTTCTCTGAATTTATTATTGATTCAAAAATTATACTGTTATTAACTAAATCAGCAAATTTTTCATCTTCGATAGCACCAATTTTAATAAAAGCAGAGATTGAATCCCAAATTTCTGCATAAAATTCTGGAGAATTTTTTATAAGATCCTTCAGTTTATTAGCAATTTTTTTTGAGATAAATGATGATATAGACCTTACTTTTCTATCTGTTTGTAATGCACTTCTACTAACATTTAGAGGTATATCTGTAGAGTCAATAACTCCTCTTAGAGGTAAAAGGTATTTTGGTACTATCTCTTTAATTGAATCGCTTACAAATACTTGATTGCAAAATAGTTTTATTTCTCCCTTTTCCCAATCAGCTCTACCTGACAACTTTGGGAAATACAATATCCCTTGTATATCATAAGGATAATCTGTATTTAGATGAATCCATAACAGTGGATCTCCCTGGAAAGGATAAAGGTATTTATATAACTCAATATAATCTTCATCTTTTAATTCACTAGGTTGTTTTCTCCAAGGAGGATTTTTTTTATTAATAGTCTCACCTTCAAGTAACACGTCTATTGGCATAAAGTCACAATATTTTTTTATTAGTGATTTAATCCTTTCAGGCTCGATAAACTCTTTTTCTTCTTCAAGTAGGTGAAGAATAACATCTGTACCAACTGTCTCTCTCTCTGAATCCTCTAATGTGAAATTTGGCGACCCATCACAAGACCATTTAAAAGCTTTTGATTCCCCAATTGCCGATTTAGTTAATATATCAACTCTATCTGCCACCATGAAACTTGAATAAAAACCTAGTCCAAAATGACCTATGAATTCATCATTATCTTTTTTGTATTTTGTTAGGAATTCTTCTGCACTAGAAAATGCAACTTGATTTATATACTTCTTAATTTCTTCATCATTCATTCCAATTCCATTATCGGAAATTGTTAACATATTTTTTTCACGGTTAATTGTTATTTTTACTTGAGCCTCCTCTGTATTCTCGCAATCACCTGCCATAGAGGCCATTCTTCGTTTACTTATTGCGTCAACTCCATTACTAACAAGCTCTCTTAAAAAGATTTCATGGTCAGAATATACTGCCTTCTTGATAATTGGGAAAATATTTTCTGTATTAATACGAATTTCGCCTTTTTCCATTTAAAAATAAAAATCAAACATACAAATCCTATTTCTTAAAAACTAGTTAATCAAGTTTTATTAGGAGTATTGTCCGAACACTATATGAATTTAAAGTTAAATAAATTTTAGAAAGGGTTTATTTAACCCACAAAATCTCACTACAATTATTTTCTTTCATAATTTGATTCGCTTTAGCCAAGTCCTCACATGGATTTAAATGTAAGACAGCAATATTTCCCTTTTTCTGTTGTACTTTTTGTGCATTCATACCTTTTTCTAACAAATAAGAATCTGTAAACATCAATAAAATCCTTTTTTTATCTGTCTTTTCTTCCTTAATTAAATTTCTTAAAATATCAACTGAAATTGTAAATCCAATCCCATTAAATATTTTCTCATTAGGACTAAAAGATCTTACTAACTCATCATATCTTCCTCCTTTTGCGATGACGCTTTTATTTTTACCATTATCCCCAATTAGTTGAAAAACTATTCCTTCGTATAAATTCAAGTGAGGTTGAAAAGTGGGATCAAGTTGTAATTTAACACCATATTTATTTGATATTTTTGATAATGTTTCAAATAAGAAATTTAAGTCTTCTAAAGTTTTACTATTGCCATATATGGTTTTTAATTTTTTTAATATTGCAATTGGTTCTCCTCGAGTAAATAATAGATCTTTAAGTATATATTTATCATCTTCATCTATTTCTATTTTAGATAAATTATCTTGATCAAAATTAACCAGACTTTTTTTAATTTCTTCAAAATTATTATTCTTATATTTGTTCAGTATCAAGTCCATTATTTTTGTGGTACTAACAAGTAGACATAAATTACAGCCATCCTTCAAATTAATATTATCGATTGCATCAAACAAAATATTAATAACTTCAATTTCTGGACATTTTGTATCATATCCAATTAATTCAATTCCACTCTGCAATTTTTCTTGTAAATTAAATGAATTT
The Prochlorococcus marinus XMU1411 genome window above contains:
- the rpmB gene encoding 50S ribosomal protein L28, which codes for MSRVCELTGAKANNGMAVSHSHIRTKKLQQVNLQKRRLWWEEGKKWVNIKISTKALKSIQKVGLDKFAKSNGVDLKKF
- the htpG gene encoding molecular chaperone HtpG, with the translated sequence MEKGEIRINTENIFPIIKKAVYSDHEIFLRELVSNGVDAISKRRMASMAGDCENTEEAQVKITINREKNMLTISDNGIGMNDEEIKKYINQVAFSSAEEFLTKYKKDNDEFIGHFGLGFYSSFMVADRVDILTKSAIGESKAFKWSCDGSPNFTLEDSERETVGTDVILHLLEEEKEFIEPERIKSLIKKYCDFMPIDVLLEGETINKKNPPWRKQPSELKDEDYIELYKYLYPFQGDPLLWIHLNTDYPYDIQGILYFPKLSGRADWEKGEIKLFCNQVFVSDSIKEIVPKYLLPLRGVIDSTDIPLNVSRSALQTDRKVRSISSFISKKIANKLKDLIKNSPEFYAEIWDSISAFIKIGAIEDEKFADLVNNSIIFESIINSEKDVTKDIENKSLIKSNDKYFTTLANYKDRNKLTDSKKIIYCSDLIAQSSALNICLSDNKEVIKSDPLIDAQFLPWLESKNEDYQFQRVDSEINELEDKESKEIVDKDGKSNADNLKDTVVKALNNEKVTVKVQSLSSKDAPPAMILLPEQMRRINDMGAYMEQKMPGLPEYHVLLINKEHPLIVGLNTIKGNKIIIDKKDPIENPLASKIVNHVYDMAKLSVGGLDQEQIINLQKNNAELISELLNSAN
- a CDS encoding ATP phosphoribosyltransferase regulatory subunit; translation: MTDIKEIKLVDVKNNSNIINNLNSIYKLWGYEEVSPSFINTLETIKGRGVIDENQVVGIVSNNSLCLRPEMTTSIVKLSSTRLINKKRPIRLFTNGMVFDKKQNKKNSFNLQEKLQSGIELIGYDTKCPEIEVINILFDAIDNINLKDGCNLCLLVSTTKIMDLILNKYKNNNFEEIKKSLVNFDQDNLSKIEIDEDDKYILKDLLFTRGEPIAILKKLKTIYGNSKTLEDLNFLFETLSKISNKYGVKLQLDPTFQPHLNLYEGIVFQLIGDNGKNKSVIAKGGRYDELVRSFSPNEKIFNGIGFTISVDILRNLIKEEKTDKKRILLMFTDSYLLEKGMNAQKVQQKKGNIAVLHLNPCEDLAKANQIMKENNCSEILWVK